CAAGTTCTGAGTACCATCGGTAAGAGAGCTGGGTCCGTAAAGAATCTGCTCTAGGGTACCGGTGGTGCCAACCTTGATACGGGTACCGCGGGGAAGCGCGGGGTGTGGATTGGCCATACCCCAGTGGTAACCTCTTCCGGGGGCTCCTTGTGCCTGGGCGAAGATAGAACCTAACATAACGCCATCAGCTCCAGCGGCAATCGCCTTGCTGATTTCCCCTCCGCGATGGAAGCCGCCATC
The window above is part of the Dehalococcoidales bacterium genome. Proteins encoded here:
- a CDS encoding IMP dehydrogenase, yielding DGGFHRGGEISKAIAAGADGVMLGSIFAQAQGAPGRGYHWGMANPHPALPRGTRIKVGTTGTLEQILYGPSSLTDGTQNLVGALQNTMGLCGAANISEMHQAEMVIAPSIITEGKVWQFAQGQVKK